One region of Chryseobacterium muglaense genomic DNA includes:
- a CDS encoding lysine N(6)-hydroxylase/L-ornithine N(5)-oxygenase family protein, with protein MLLIKISKNNKTLENNKIYDIIGIGIGPFNLGLAALLEPVESIDSLFLDQAEGFDWHPGLMLDNATLQVPFMADLVTMADPKSKYSFLNFLKETDRLYKFFIREDFFILRKEYNLYCQWTANQLENCLFGKKVENISFDESEKLYIIEVLDLKNNDVTKYYTKKLSLGTGTQPKLPEFMKDKNYPNVIHTSEYLNHKEEILNSRSVSIIGSGQSAAEIFQDLLPETDDNLFMSWFTRPDRFFPMEYSKLTLELTSPEYVDHFYQMPSNQRKSILAKQHPLYKGINFDLINDIFDTMYEMSVGNVPLKVELKPSCQLDSISPEGNSYVLNLTHVQDETTFSHTSDYVILATGYTYNEPKFLKGIENQIQRNEDGLFDVSRYYTIDNEENIFVQNAELHTHGFGTPDLGMCAYRNAIIINSIAGKEIYKVEKRIAFQQFNTSKEWIAKHSS; from the coding sequence ATGCTACTTATTAAAATTTCAAAAAACAACAAAACATTGGAAAACAACAAAATATACGATATCATCGGGATCGGAATTGGTCCTTTTAATCTTGGATTGGCTGCACTTTTAGAACCTGTAGAATCTATCGATTCACTTTTTTTAGATCAGGCAGAAGGTTTCGATTGGCATCCCGGTTTGATGCTTGATAATGCAACATTGCAAGTTCCTTTTATGGCAGATTTGGTGACAATGGCAGATCCGAAAAGTAAATATAGTTTTCTGAATTTCTTAAAGGAAACCGACCGTTTGTATAAATTTTTCATTAGAGAAGATTTCTTTATTTTAAGAAAAGAATACAATCTGTATTGCCAATGGACAGCCAATCAATTGGAAAATTGTCTTTTCGGAAAAAAAGTTGAAAATATTAGTTTTGATGAATCGGAAAAGCTTTACATCATCGAAGTTTTAGATCTAAAAAACAATGATGTTACAAAATATTATACGAAAAAACTTTCTTTAGGAACAGGAACTCAACCAAAGTTGCCTGAATTTATGAAAGATAAAAACTATCCGAATGTCATTCATACTTCAGAATATTTAAATCACAAAGAAGAAATTTTAAATTCAAGATCGGTTTCTATTATCGGTTCCGGGCAAAGTGCTGCCGAAATTTTCCAGGATCTTCTTCCGGAAACAGATGATAATTTATTCATGAGTTGGTTTACAAGACCTGACCGATTTTTCCCGATGGAATATTCGAAACTGACATTAGAATTGACTTCACCGGAATATGTTGACCATTTTTATCAGATGCCTTCCAATCAGCGTAAAAGTATTTTAGCGAAACAACATCCGCTTTATAAAGGAATTAATTTTGACCTAATCAACGATATTTTTGATACGATGTACGAAATGAGTGTTGGAAATGTTCCTTTAAAGGTAGAATTAAAACCAAGTTGCCAACTGGATTCTATTTCTCCTGAAGGAAACTCTTATGTTCTTAATTTGACTCATGTTCAGGATGAAACTACTTTCAGTCACACTTCAGATTATGTGATCTTGGCAACAGGATATACCTATAATGAGCCGAAATTTTTGAAAGGAATCGAAAATCAAATTCAAAGAAACGAAGACGGTCTATTTGATGTAAGTCGATATTACACCATCGATAATGAAGAAAACATCTTTGTTCAAAATGCAGAACTTCACACCCATGGTTTTGGAACTCCGGATTTAGGAATGTGTGCTTACAGAAATGCGATTATCATTAATTCTATCGCCGGAAAAGAAATTTATAAAGTTGAAAAACGCATTGCCTTTCAGCAATTCAATACATCGAAAGAATGGATCGCAAAACATTCATCTTAA
- a CDS encoding MATE family efflux transporter, which yields MDRKTFILKGDLKKVMWETSWPAVAAIVLYGINNFLDAIFVGYLINTKALAAVGMAFPLSQIVLGFGRLVGIGAGAAVSIWIGENRQDKLYKLFGSFNFLCIFFSLICTVPAYIFAHELMAMMGAKGELQTIAVEYFRVTLIGTIFWIYGLALNMLIRAEGKMKTAAMMIAIGLVIDIILKPIFISTFGMGVSGAAWATNCGMLIYSLLGFYYYAKGKSSFKTNWKSVSYNPEIGKRILKLGVPEMILSVMGVVQSIIIFNAIASYGTEDDISFFTVLNRFFLFLLTPLFGLMRGLQPVVGINFGAGQFERARQFLKTYILAGVAILSPFFLIALLFPEQLIGLMLPGYTVNASQIQDFRLFFSVLPILPITVLALSYYPAVNDSKKASFLVFLRQLILYIPLMLILPYYFGVKSIYWGSALIEVIVGVTTFIILRKGISKQKMQLT from the coding sequence ATGGATCGCAAAACATTCATCTTAAAAGGTGACTTAAAAAAGGTCATGTGGGAAACTTCATGGCCTGCCGTTGCGGCGATTGTTTTATATGGAATAAATAATTTTCTGGATGCCATTTTCGTTGGTTATTTAATTAATACGAAAGCTCTCGCTGCCGTAGGAATGGCTTTTCCGTTGTCGCAAATTGTTTTAGGATTTGGAAGATTGGTAGGAATTGGCGCAGGTGCAGCAGTAAGTATTTGGATTGGCGAAAACAGACAGGATAAATTATATAAACTCTTTGGAAGCTTCAACTTTCTATGTATATTTTTCTCATTAATTTGTACAGTTCCGGCTTATATTTTTGCTCATGAATTGATGGCGATGATGGGTGCAAAAGGAGAATTACAAACTATTGCCGTTGAATATTTTCGAGTTACATTGATTGGAACTATTTTCTGGATCTATGGTTTAGCGTTAAATATGCTAATTCGTGCAGAAGGAAAAATGAAAACCGCTGCAATGATGATTGCAATCGGATTAGTCATCGATATTATTTTAAAACCAATTTTTATTTCAACTTTCGGGATGGGAGTTTCTGGCGCAGCTTGGGCAACCAATTGTGGAATGCTGATTTATTCTTTACTAGGATTTTATTATTATGCTAAAGGAAAAAGTTCTTTCAAGACCAATTGGAAATCGGTTTCCTACAATCCCGAAATTGGAAAAAGAATTTTAAAGTTGGGGGTTCCCGAAATGATTTTATCGGTAATGGGAGTTGTACAGAGTATTATTATTTTTAATGCGATTGCTTCTTACGGAACGGAAGACGACATTTCTTTTTTCACCGTTTTGAATCGGTTTTTTCTGTTCTTATTAACGCCTTTATTTGGATTGATGCGAGGTTTACAACCTGTTGTCGGAATTAATTTCGGAGCCGGACAATTTGAAAGAGCAAGACAATTTTTAAAAACCTACATTTTAGCAGGAGTTGCAATACTTTCGCCTTTCTTTTTAATCGCTTTACTATTTCCGGAACAGTTAATTGGATTAATGCTTCCGGGATATACGGTAAATGCAAGTCAGATTCAGGATTTCAGATTATTTTTCTCTGTACTTCCGATATTACCGATTACCGTTTTAGCTCTTTCTTATTATCCTGCAGTGAACGATAGTAAAAAAGCGAGTTTCTTAGTTTTTTTGCGGCAACTTATTCTTTATATTCCACTAATGCTTATTCTTCCTTATTATTTTGGAGTGAAAAGTATTTATTGGGGAAGCGCTTTAATAGAAGTCATTGTGGGAGTGACTACGTTTATTATATTAAGGAAGGGGATTTCTAAACAAAAAATGCAACTTACATAA